In Candidatus Leptovillus gracilis, one DNA window encodes the following:
- the avd gene encoding diversity-generating retroelement protein Avd — protein MSSNSEMVIFTRTYDLLHWLLPKSERFPKLYRSTVTQRLTAAALDFQESLLEAQGYQDKIRLRHLRAADIHLSKVRLYLHLIYKWGWLSPGQYEHVSRMVAEIGKLLGGWIRQTEGG, from the coding sequence ATGTCGTCTAACTCTGAAATGGTCATTTTTACCCGAACTTATGATTTACTTCACTGGCTGCTGCCCAAGAGTGAACGTTTTCCCAAACTGTACCGCAGCACGGTCACGCAGCGATTGACGGCTGCCGCCCTCGATTTTCAGGAATCACTACTGGAGGCGCAGGGGTATCAGGACAAAATCCGCCTACGCCACTTACGCGCCGCCGACATTCATCTGAGCAAAGTGCGGCTGTATCTGCATCTGATTTACAAATGGGGCTGGCTGTCGCCCGGTCAGTATGAACACGTCAGCCGTATGGTGGCCGAGATTGGCAAACTCCTTGGCGGTTGGATACGGCAAACGGAGGGTGGGTAG
- a CDS encoding RNA-dependent DNA polymerase: MTISELDDILFPRVVSWENLLEAYRKAARGKRGKAAAATFESRLADRLLALQDELIAGTYAPGPYQHFIIHEPKRRLISAAPFGDRVVHHALCNVIEPLFEALFHPHSYANRAGKGTHRAIDQLQQYARRYRYVLRLDIVQHFPSLDHAILKDELAKVIHDEQVRHLIDAILRSGEGVLADEYDMVYFPGDTLLDSLRQRGLPIGNLTSQFWSNCYLNPLDWFITRRMECPAYLRYVDDMALFSDNKRQLTQWGEAVTNFLATLRLTVHAGCAQAQPVSMGIPWLGFVVYSTHRCLKQRNVGGFRRRLMRNITLYRRGEISFAELDASVQGWINHVRYGDTWGLRRQLLGSHPIPPASMPI, translated from the coding sequence ATGACCATTTCAGAGTTAGACGACATCTTGTTTCCTCGTGTGGTGAGTTGGGAAAATCTACTGGAAGCATATCGCAAAGCAGCGCGGGGCAAACGAGGCAAGGCAGCGGCGGCCACATTTGAATCCCGGCTGGCTGACCGGCTGCTGGCTCTCCAGGACGAACTAATCGCCGGCACGTATGCGCCAGGCCCTTACCAGCATTTTATCATCCATGAACCCAAGCGACGGCTGATCAGCGCCGCCCCTTTTGGCGACCGGGTGGTACATCATGCCTTGTGCAACGTCATCGAGCCACTGTTCGAGGCGCTTTTTCATCCCCACAGCTACGCCAATCGCGCCGGCAAAGGCACGCATCGCGCCATTGACCAGCTACAGCAATACGCCCGGCGCTATCGCTATGTGCTGCGGCTGGACATCGTGCAGCATTTCCCCTCGCTCGACCATGCGATTCTGAAAGACGAGTTAGCCAAAGTCATCCACGATGAGCAAGTGCGCCACCTGATTGACGCGATTCTGCGCTCTGGCGAAGGCGTACTGGCCGACGAATACGACATGGTCTACTTCCCCGGCGATACGCTACTGGACAGCCTGCGCCAAAGAGGCTTACCCATCGGCAACCTCACCAGCCAGTTTTGGAGCAACTGCTACCTGAACCCGCTCGACTGGTTCATCACCCGCCGCATGGAATGCCCGGCTTATCTCCGCTATGTAGATGATATGGCCCTGTTCTCCGACAACAAACGGCAGTTAACGCAGTGGGGCGAAGCGGTAACAAACTTCCTGGCAACGTTGCGCCTGACCGTCCATGCCGGCTGCGCCCAGGCGCAGCCGGTCAGCATGGGCATTCCCTGGTTAGGCTTTGTCGTGTATTCCACCCATCGCTGCCTGAAACAGCGCAACGTCGGTGGTTTTCGGCGCCGGCTGATGCGCAACATCACGCTCTATCGGCGCGGCGAGATTTCGTTTGCTGAGTTAGATGCCAGCGTGCAGGGCTGGATCAACCACGTGCGGTATGGGGATACCTGGGGGCTGCGCCGGCAGTTGTTGGGCAGTCATCCCATTCCTCCGGCTTCAATGCCGATTTAG
- a CDS encoding SUMF1/EgtB/PvdO family nonheme iron enzyme, producing MPNCVTNSCKYGQPYLGPPGNSRVVRGGSWGNNQDNARAAYRNNNDPDNRNDNNGFRVVVVRFSTPYLLSQKGMAFPNVPLPWTFARSGLADR from the coding sequence TTGCCAAATTGCGTTACAAATAGCTGCAAGTATGGGCAACCATACCTGGGGCCGCCTGGCAACTCCCGCGTGGTGCGCGGCGGTTCGTGGGGTAACAACCAGGACAACGCGCGCGCGGCCTACCGCAACAACAACGACCCAGACAACCGCAACGACAACAACGGTTTTCGGGTGGTGGTGGTGCGTTTTTCCACACCTTATCTCTTATCCCAGAAGGGCATGGCGTTTCCCAACGTTCCCCTTCCCTGGACTTTTGCACGCTCCGGCCTGGCCGACCGGTGA
- a CDS encoding SUMF1/EgtB/PvdO family nonheme iron enzyme, translated as MIPSTFGDFLANLAAELGALIVEAWGKRVGEQIHGTPREQALHRCLDAGLVAFLRRAQTAAPVYVELLQTTDTFFHRPDVVRELSRLLRGQRLDVDELHYLFTSAGYPAQDRFDFAAAMADFEIIFLLQATEEESLRETIQAAQLLQQTRLLTEQAGLLREILGVLRQIALRDIVGIAADTITATNVVSGTQIIYELKPEKPSPDYPDHWKSHYLKALITRCGGLDLTTLSASEATADSLAIDAVFTTLYLEGVSRSEDETVADVLRPTSSRQKGRDADKREMAQSEKERLPITATEAVAGVRRLVILGQPGGGKSTLVNHITTQLARQRRGDEGVTLRHWPTAPAPLPVRIVLRRFADWLTREKRRGETGDVWDYLAYLLGRWGCSDSYNGLRQTLIKEGGVFFFDGLDEIRDVAMRRAVIKGAVARFAADEDKCQVIVTSRPYAYEDAKWRLPDDQFAVVRLAPFDDPQIEAFITAWYTQVMGPRRDWSQEQFHLRASRLTRTILGRPHLRRLAASPLLLTLMAQVDSSGVEAMLPNNRAELYKQTVDLLLARWENRLQLDDNPGAEVPDEKILWLDGLPTLKLRDVLARLAYEGHRDQRQTGSESAADGPAVEITYQQLKDALLPQFDSLKRVEEIIIYIQHRTGLLVDKGEGVFTFPHRTYQEYLAGQHLQNIAGWQPKLIKHVRDAPDWWREVFLLSAASMQVADNIQFLVQALLPPEETITRRNAPWLMIAAQALVETNFHYYVELEKQQAEQSGNGPLDSDSFAAFYRRVQTRLKIALVAEDVLPPKLRGEAGQWLAQLGDDRPGVGTVEQNGVKLPDIIWSKEIPAATYTIGDDKSPHSDEKPRQAPIQRPYRLARYPVTNAQFQCFVDAVDRDNPKWWESIPDNERKFSEPQFPYANHPREMVSWYQAMAFCRWLTQKLHDGLLPAEPLTGDLKQYTITLPHEFEWEVAARWPHEAVQERIYPWGPEFNATKANTYEGDRVGQTTAVGLYPSGKNVALDLYDLSGNVFEWCRNEYNKPDSNLEPEVVSINTASRVVRGGSWGNGQVGARAASRDFFGPVNRLDNFGFRVVVVRFSPSHQGH; from the coding sequence TTGATACCATCAACCTTTGGTGACTTTCTCGCCAACTTAGCGGCCGAACTCGGCGCACTCATTGTTGAAGCCTGGGGTAAGCGTGTCGGAGAGCAGATTCACGGTACGCCTCGTGAACAGGCGCTGCACCGCTGCCTCGACGCCGGCCTGGTTGCCTTTTTGCGCCGCGCTCAAACCGCTGCACCGGTGTACGTGGAACTGCTGCAAACCACAGACACCTTCTTCCACCGGCCGGATGTTGTCAGGGAACTCTCCCGGCTGCTGCGCGGACAGCGGCTCGACGTAGACGAACTGCACTATCTATTCACCAGCGCCGGTTATCCCGCTCAAGACCGGTTCGACTTCGCTGCGGCCATGGCCGACTTTGAAATCATCTTCTTGCTGCAAGCGACAGAAGAAGAAAGTCTGCGGGAGACGATTCAGGCGGCGCAGCTTTTGCAGCAAACACGCCTGCTCACAGAACAGGCCGGGCTGCTGCGAGAAATCCTGGGCGTGCTGCGCCAGATAGCCCTGCGCGACATCGTCGGCATCGCCGCCGACACCATCACCGCCACCAACGTCGTCAGCGGCACGCAGATAATCTACGAGTTGAAGCCGGAAAAACCATCGCCCGACTACCCCGACCATTGGAAAAGCCACTATCTCAAGGCCCTCATCACCCGCTGCGGCGGCCTGGACCTCACCACCCTGTCGGCCAGCGAAGCCACGGCCGATTCCCTCGCCATTGACGCCGTCTTTACCACCCTCTACCTGGAAGGCGTCAGCCGTAGCGAAGATGAGACTGTGGCCGACGTGCTGCGCCCGACATCCTCCCGGCAGAAAGGCCGCGACGCCGATAAACGAGAGATGGCGCAGTCGGAAAAAGAGCGGCTGCCCATCACCGCCACCGAAGCCGTGGCCGGCGTGCGGCGGCTGGTCATTCTAGGGCAGCCGGGCGGCGGCAAAAGCACCCTGGTCAACCACATCACGACCCAACTGGCGCGGCAGCGGCGCGGCGACGAAGGCGTCACCCTGCGCCACTGGCCTACCGCCCCTGCCCCGCTACCGGTGCGTATTGTCTTGCGTCGTTTCGCCGATTGGCTGACCAGAGAAAAGCGGCGTGGGGAAACCGGCGACGTGTGGGACTATCTGGCCTACCTGTTGGGGCGTTGGGGGTGCAGTGACAGCTATAACGGCCTGCGCCAGACGCTCATCAAAGAGGGGGGCGTTTTCTTTTTCGATGGCCTGGACGAGATTCGAGACGTGGCGATGCGGCGGGCCGTCATCAAGGGGGCGGTAGCCCGCTTCGCCGCCGATGAAGATAAGTGCCAGGTGATTGTCACCAGCCGTCCCTACGCCTATGAGGACGCGAAGTGGCGGCTGCCCGATGACCAGTTCGCAGTCGTGCGCCTGGCTCCCTTCGACGACCCGCAGATTGAGGCGTTTATCACCGCCTGGTACACGCAGGTGATGGGGCCGCGGCGCGATTGGAGCCAGGAGCAGTTCCATCTGCGGGCTTCCCGGCTGACGCGCACGATTTTGGGCCGGCCGCACTTGCGCCGGCTGGCGGCGTCGCCGCTGCTGCTGACGCTCATGGCCCAGGTAGACAGCAGCGGCGTGGAGGCGATGTTGCCCAACAACCGGGCCGAGTTGTACAAGCAGACTGTAGATTTACTGCTGGCTCGTTGGGAAAACCGCCTCCAGCTCGACGACAATCCTGGGGCCGAGGTGCCCGACGAGAAGATACTGTGGCTGGATGGCCTGCCCACGCTGAAATTGCGCGATGTGCTGGCGAGACTGGCTTACGAAGGCCACCGCGACCAGCGCCAGACCGGGAGCGAATCGGCGGCTGATGGTCCGGCGGTGGAAATCACCTACCAGCAGTTGAAAGACGCCTTGCTGCCGCAGTTTGACAGCCTGAAACGGGTGGAAGAAATCATCATCTACATCCAGCATCGCACCGGTTTGCTGGTGGACAAGGGCGAGGGGGTGTTTACCTTCCCGCATCGCACGTACCAGGAATATCTGGCCGGGCAGCATTTGCAGAACATCGCCGGCTGGCAGCCGAAGCTGATTAAACACGTGCGTGACGCGCCGGATTGGTGGCGGGAAGTGTTCTTACTGAGCGCCGCCAGTATGCAAGTGGCCGACAACATCCAGTTTTTGGTGCAGGCGCTGCTGCCGCCGGAGGAGACGATAACGCGGCGCAATGCCCCGTGGCTGATGATTGCGGCTCAGGCGCTGGTGGAAACCAACTTCCACTACTACGTGGAACTGGAAAAGCAACAGGCGGAGCAATCCGGGAATGGGCCGCTGGACAGTGATAGCTTTGCCGCCTTTTATCGCCGTGTCCAGACCCGCTTGAAGATTGCGCTGGTGGCCGAGGATGTGCTGCCGCCGAAGCTGCGCGGTGAAGCCGGGCAGTGGCTGGCGCAGTTGGGCGATGACCGGCCGGGGGTGGGTACCGTTGAGCAAAACGGCGTCAAACTGCCGGACATTATCTGGAGTAAAGAGATACCGGCCGCAACGTACACGATTGGCGATGACAAAAGCCCTCACAGCGACGAAAAACCGCGTCAAGCGCCCATTCAACGGCCATATCGGCTGGCCCGCTACCCCGTTACCAATGCTCAGTTCCAGTGCTTTGTGGACGCTGTTGACCGGGACAACCCCAAATGGTGGGAAAGTATACCGGACAACGAACGGAAATTTAGCGAACCCCAATTTCCCTATGCCAACCATCCCCGCGAGATGGTAAGCTGGTATCAAGCAATGGCGTTTTGCCGCTGGCTGACCCAAAAGCTGCATGACGGTCTGCTGCCGGCCGAACCGCTGACCGGCGACCTGAAACAGTACACCATTACCTTGCCCCACGAATTTGAGTGGGAGGTGGCGGCGCGTTGGCCGCATGAGGCCGTGCAGGAACGGATTTACCCCTGGGGGCCGGAGTTTAATGCGACGAAAGCGAATACATATGAAGGGGATAGGGTGGGGCAGACAACGGCCGTTGGTCTGTACCCCTCCGGCAAAAATGTGGCCCTGGACCTGTATGACCTGAGCGGTAATGTGTTTGAGTGGTGTCGGAACGAATACAACAAGCCTGACAGCAACTTGGAACCAGAGGTGGTTAGCATAAACACAGCCTCCCGCGTGGTGCGCGGCGGTTCGTGGGGTAACGGCCAGGTCGGCGCGCGCGCGGCCTCCCGCGACTTCTTCGGCCCAGTCAACCGCCTCGACAACTTCGGTTTTCGGGTGGTGGTGGTGCGTTTTTCCCCATCTCATCAAGGTCACTGA
- a CDS encoding SUMF1/EgtB/PvdO family nonheme iron enzyme codes for MDAFTADYLSNLAAELSAPIITKVARRMADKWPGDETARALQRCVQAGILGMVSRASQDEPEQTALLSDIFTDFFGQADVAKEVARLVSVQRLSVADLQELFEAAGYDPETLPGLRFPEAVAAFEAAFLETAAAETALQPIIQVHQGWAQTALQQQMVVLMRQMVAALQASPGQHVGIQAGRIVAENVVSGPQIIQQQTVFQWGGRAEKQTWETAYLKTLIDQCNRLDLAEVDERFLDDEGGEVRLTDVFTTLYAAWGTQVIRRAPGQTVAEALRRFPDETAHGRSPKEEKETQPLTAVSVTGALPRVVILGYPGGGKSTLVNYLATTLARQRLAGGPTALPDWPETPLLPVRIVLRRFAAWLADTVGDNQPDTKAGLVWRYLEEKLFPDWGCREAYSSVKEKLLADGGVIFFDGLDEVPESVVDGRRSLIKQTIADFAGPLDTCKVIVTCREYAYKKDDAWRLPEAQFPVIDLALFKEGQIRQFTETWYRVTGPRQKWDLPQQAQEAKRLADAVLAKPHLRELGQYPLLLTLMAQVHGRYGDLPENRADLYDRAINLLLSHWENRLVRRPDGSRQVEPGIIARLDLRREEVRSVLEAIAFAAHERQEGQRNRDEQAADIGRDELWEGLLPLVGSYDRAKEVTDYIQQRSGLLQAREHFTYVFPHRTFQEYLAAAHVWSLPDDPVEGLYRRLQRDTAWWREIFLLAAGQARADAYRVKSLVERLTAGQPRSDVSEWQLFCAVLAAQTIHETNFMRFVRGKEVEHPFVLVEAGGRAWLEAALVAESSLKPAHRAQAGHALGRWLEDTRPGVGVVERGEVKLPDIAWGNWLEAGRYTIGGDEEAYVSLTQQQVTIPHDICLARYPITNAQFKCFVDAPDRDEPKWWDGMPDDERQFSEPEFPYANHPRETVSWYQAVAFCRWLSDKLEMDIRLPHEFEWEAAARYPDGRFYPWGSRFNTDWANIDEGRIGQPTAVGLYPSGKNEALELYDLSGNVWEWCRNKYGEPEADGVDQSRDSRVLRGGSWHRGPDLARAAFRYNLNPDLRAAYLGFRVVVAISSRPLTSVPGG; via the coding sequence ATGGACGCATTCACCGCCGATTATTTAAGCAACCTGGCCGCCGAACTGAGCGCCCCGATCATCACCAAAGTGGCGCGGCGCATGGCCGACAAATGGCCGGGCGACGAGACAGCGCGAGCTTTGCAGCGCTGTGTGCAGGCGGGCATCCTGGGCATGGTCAGCCGGGCCAGCCAGGATGAACCGGAACAGACGGCGCTGCTCAGCGACATCTTCACCGACTTCTTCGGCCAGGCCGACGTGGCCAAAGAGGTGGCACGGCTGGTCAGCGTGCAGCGGTTGTCGGTGGCTGATCTGCAAGAGTTATTCGAGGCGGCCGGCTACGACCCGGAGACGCTGCCCGGCCTGCGCTTCCCCGAAGCGGTGGCCGCCTTTGAAGCCGCCTTTCTGGAAACGGCCGCGGCTGAAACCGCGCTGCAACCCATCATCCAGGTGCATCAAGGCTGGGCGCAAACCGCTTTGCAGCAGCAGATGGTGGTCTTGATGCGGCAAATGGTGGCAGCGCTGCAAGCCTCACCCGGCCAACACGTAGGCATCCAGGCCGGCCGGATCGTGGCCGAAAATGTGGTCAGCGGGCCGCAGATCATCCAGCAGCAAACCGTGTTTCAGTGGGGCGGCCGCGCCGAAAAGCAGACCTGGGAGACGGCTTATCTGAAAACCCTGATTGACCAGTGCAACCGGCTGGACCTGGCGGAAGTGGATGAGCGTTTCCTGGATGACGAGGGCGGCGAGGTGCGGCTGACCGATGTGTTCACCACCCTGTACGCGGCGTGGGGGACGCAGGTGATCCGGCGCGCGCCCGGCCAGACGGTGGCCGAGGCGCTGCGAAGATTCCCCGACGAGACAGCGCACGGCCGTTCCCCCAAAGAAGAAAAAGAGACACAGCCTCTCACGGCCGTTTCCGTCACCGGCGCTTTGCCACGAGTTGTCATCCTCGGCTATCCCGGCGGCGGCAAAAGCACCCTGGTCAACTACCTGGCAACCACCCTGGCGCGGCAGCGCCTTGCCGGTGGCCCCACCGCTCTGCCGGATTGGCCGGAGACGCCGCTGCTGCCGGTGCGCATCGTCCTGCGCCGCTTTGCCGCCTGGCTGGCCGACACTGTAGGCGACAACCAGCCCGACACCAAAGCCGGGCTGGTCTGGCGCTACCTGGAAGAAAAGCTCTTCCCCGATTGGGGCTGCCGGGAGGCGTACAGTTCTGTCAAAGAAAAACTGCTGGCGGATGGTGGCGTCATCTTCTTTGATGGCCTGGATGAAGTGCCGGAGAGCGTGGTAGACGGCCGTCGCAGCCTGATCAAACAAACCATCGCCGACTTCGCCGGGCCGCTGGACACCTGCAAGGTCATCGTGACCTGCCGCGAGTATGCCTACAAAAAAGACGACGCCTGGCGGCTGCCAGAAGCACAATTTCCGGTGATTGACCTGGCCTTGTTCAAGGAGGGGCAAATCCGGCAGTTTACGGAAACGTGGTATCGCGTCACCGGCCCGCGCCAGAAGTGGGACTTGCCGCAGCAGGCGCAAGAGGCGAAACGGCTGGCCGACGCGGTGCTGGCGAAGCCCCATTTGCGCGAATTGGGTCAATACCCGCTGCTGCTCACCCTGATGGCCCAAGTACATGGCCGATATGGAGACCTGCCGGAAAACCGCGCCGACCTGTACGACCGGGCCATCAATCTGCTCCTTTCCCATTGGGAAAACCGACTGGTGCGGCGACCGGATGGTTCGCGGCAGGTGGAACCCGGCATCATCGCCCGCCTGGATTTGCGGCGGGAAGAGGTGCGCAGCGTGTTGGAAGCGATCGCCTTCGCCGCCCACGAGCGGCAGGAAGGGCAGCGCAACCGGGATGAACAGGCCGCCGACATTGGCCGTGACGAATTGTGGGAGGGATTGCTGCCCTTGGTGGGCAGCTACGACCGGGCCAAAGAAGTGACGGACTACATCCAACAGCGATCTGGGCTGCTGCAAGCCAGAGAGCATTTCACCTACGTCTTCCCTCACCGCACGTTTCAGGAGTATCTGGCGGCGGCCCACGTCTGGTCGCTGCCAGATGACCCGGTGGAGGGGCTGTACAGGCGGTTACAGCGTGATACCGCCTGGTGGCGGGAAATTTTCTTGCTGGCGGCGGGGCAGGCACGCGCCGACGCTTACCGGGTGAAATCGCTGGTGGAGCGGCTGACGGCCGGGCAGCCGCGGTCGGATGTGTCCGAATGGCAGTTGTTTTGCGCTGTTCTGGCGGCGCAGACCATTCATGAAACCAACTTCATGCGTTTTGTGCGTGGCAAGGAGGTGGAACATCCTTTTGTGCTGGTGGAAGCGGGCGGGCGTGCTTGGCTGGAGGCGGCGTTGGTGGCCGAAAGCAGCCTGAAACCAGCGCATCGGGCCCAAGCCGGCCACGCCTTGGGGCGCTGGCTTGAAGATACCCGCCCCGGTGTAGGCGTGGTGGAGCGCGGCGAGGTAAAGCTACCGGACATTGCCTGGGGAAATTGGCTGGAAGCCGGGCGCTACACAATCGGAGGGGACGAAGAGGCTTATGTGAGCCTTACACAGCAGCAAGTGACCATCCCGCATGATATTTGTTTGGCGCGTTATCCCATCACCAACGCCCAGTTTAAATGCTTTGTGGATGCGCCCGACCGGGATGAACCGAAGTGGTGGGATGGTATGCCCGATGACGAACGACAGTTTTCTGAACCCGAATTTCCTTACGCCAATCATCCCCGCGAGACGGTAAGCTGGTATCAGGCGGTGGCCTTTTGCCGCTGGCTGAGCGATAAGCTAGAGATGGACATTCGTCTGCCGCATGAGTTTGAGTGGGAAGCGGCGGCAAGGTATCCTGACGGCCGTTTTTACCCCTGGGGCAGCCGCTTTAACACAGACTGGGCGAACATAGACGAGGGGAGGATTGGGCAGCCAACGGCCGTTGGCTTGTATCCATCCGGTAAAAATGAGGCGTTGGAACTATATGACCTGAGCGGCAATGTATGGGAATGGTGTCGGAACAAATATGGCGAACCGGAAGCGGATGGCGTAGACCAAAGCCGGGACTCCCGCGTGTTGCGCGGCGGTTCGTGGCACCGCGGCCCGGACCTCGCGCGCGCGGCCTTCCGCTACAACCTTAACCCAGACCTCCGAGCCGCCTATCTCGGTTTTCGGGTGGTGGTGGCCATCTCATCAAGGCCACTGACCAGTGTTCCCGGCGGGTGA
- a CDS encoding VUT family protein — translation MIYVVMYLVAIVLANLTVAAFGPNMVIINAFLFIGLDLTARDRLHDAWRGNRLFVKMAALIAVGSLLSWVLNRNAGQIALASFVAFAAAATVDAVVYHVLGKYPRWLRINGSNIPSALVDSLVFPTLAFGAFLPSIVLGQFIAKVLGGFVWSLVFRWTEQRTMAKAKQPS, via the coding sequence ATGATTTACGTTGTCATGTATCTGGTGGCGATTGTTCTGGCGAATTTGACGGTGGCCGCTTTTGGCCCCAACATGGTCATCATCAATGCTTTTCTGTTCATCGGGTTGGATCTGACAGCGCGAGACCGGCTACATGATGCCTGGCGGGGCAATCGTTTATTCGTGAAGATGGCTGCTTTAATCGCCGTCGGATCCCTACTGTCCTGGGTACTCAATCGTAACGCAGGACAGATTGCGCTGGCTTCATTCGTTGCTTTTGCCGCCGCCGCTACGGTAGACGCTGTCGTCTATCATGTGTTGGGCAAATACCCTCGTTGGTTGCGTATCAATGGCAGTAATATTCCCAGCGCTCTGGTTGATTCGTTGGTCTTTCCTACTTTGGCGTTTGGCGCTTTTCTGCCGTCTATTGTTTTGGGCCAGTTCATTGCCAAGGTGCTTGGAGGATTTGTATGGTCTCTGGTTTTTCGGTGGACAGAGCAGCGGACAATGGCTAAAGCCAAACAGCCAAGTTAA